A region of Veillonellaceae bacterium DNA encodes the following proteins:
- the leuS gene encoding leucine--tRNA ligase codes for MREKYIPQQIEKKWQKIWEDNKAFETHYDPSKKKYYVLEMFPYPSGNLHMGHVRNYSIGDVVARFKKMQGFNVIHPMGFDAFGMPAENAAIQHGIAPAKWTYSNIDNMTRQQKELGLSYDWDRKVLTCSEDYYKHTQKLFEIFYKKGLAYKKEAKVNWCNSCHTVLANEQVEEGKCWRCKNPVVKKDLSQWFLKITAYADRLLADLDHMPGWPERVKTMQRNWIGRSTGTQFSFTVEGMDEQIPVYTTRVDTVYGVTYMVLAPEHPLVPKLIESNPDKAVLETFIERMRNENDIVRTAEDAPKEGMFTGSYAIHPLTGERIPIWIANYVLYEYGTGAVMAVPQGDQRDWEFAKKYNLPVKLVIQNKEHDLKLEDMDKAYDTDGFLVNSGEFDGLTSEEAREAITKKIEEMGIGNGKVNYRLRDWLISRQRYWGCPIPIIHCPHCGNVLVPEKDLPVVLPEDVNFVAGATSPLETSETFLHCKCPQCGADATRETDTMDTFIDSSWYFLRYCDPHNTEEPFSKEKANYWMPVDQYIGGIEHAILHLLYSRFFMKVLQDEGMVDYPEPFTNLLCQGMVLKDGGKMSKSVGNVVSPEEIVGKYGADTARLFILFAAPPEKDLEWSDQGVEGSYRFLKRVWAIVEKYQDFDKESKGDLSEDEFALRRKLHQTISKVTEDLDGKFAFNTAISAVMELVNEMYRFSETHSVIEDKLAKELVRNLLILLAPFVPHITEELWQQIGEKENSVHDAEWPVCDESALVVDEVELAVQVNGKVRATIKVAVSMEKDEIADLAKGLAEVQKFIEAKTIVKTIVVPGRIVNIVVK; via the coding sequence ATGCGAGAAAAGTATATCCCTCAGCAAATCGAGAAAAAATGGCAGAAGATTTGGGAGGATAACAAAGCGTTTGAAACTCACTATGATCCAAGCAAGAAAAAATATTATGTACTGGAAATGTTTCCTTATCCTTCAGGAAACCTCCATATGGGACATGTAAGAAACTACTCTATCGGTGATGTTGTTGCCCGCTTCAAGAAAATGCAGGGATTTAATGTCATCCATCCGATGGGATTCGATGCTTTTGGCATGCCGGCTGAAAATGCAGCAATCCAGCACGGAATTGCTCCGGCAAAATGGACTTATTCCAATATTGACAATATGACAAGACAGCAGAAAGAACTCGGCCTTTCTTATGACTGGGACCGCAAAGTTCTGACCTGCAGCGAAGATTACTACAAGCATACACAGAAGCTTTTTGAAATCTTCTACAAAAAAGGACTGGCTTACAAGAAGGAAGCCAAGGTCAACTGGTGCAACAGCTGTCATACCGTTCTTGCTAATGAACAGGTCGAAGAAGGGAAATGCTGGCGCTGCAAGAACCCTGTCGTAAAGAAAGATCTTTCCCAGTGGTTCCTGAAAATTACAGCTTACGCAGACCGCCTTCTGGCAGACCTTGATCACATGCCCGGATGGCCGGAACGTGTCAAGACGATGCAGAGAAACTGGATTGGCAGATCAACCGGTACACAGTTCTCCTTTACTGTCGAAGGCATGGATGAACAGATTCCGGTCTACACAACAAGAGTGGATACCGTTTATGGTGTTACTTACATGGTGCTTGCCCCTGAACATCCGCTTGTTCCGAAATTGATTGAGAGTAATCCTGATAAGGCAGTTCTTGAAACTTTCATTGAAAGAATGAGAAATGAAAATGATATTGTCCGTACTGCCGAAGATGCTCCTAAGGAAGGAATGTTCACTGGAAGTTATGCAATTCATCCGCTGACAGGAGAAAGAATTCCGATCTGGATTGCAAACTACGTTCTTTATGAATACGGCACAGGCGCTGTCATGGCTGTACCGCAGGGCGACCAGAGAGACTGGGAATTTGCGAAAAAGTACAATCTTCCGGTCAAGCTGGTTATCCAGAACAAGGAACATGATCTTAAGCTGGAAGACATGGATAAGGCATACGATACAGACGGATTCCTTGTCAATTCCGGCGAATTCGACGGACTGACCTCTGAAGAAGCCCGCGAAGCTATTACAAAGAAAATCGAGGAAATGGGAATCGGAAACGGCAAGGTCAACTACCGTTTGAGGGACTGGCTGATTTCCCGCCAGAGATACTGGGGCTGCCCGATTCCGATCATCCACTGCCCGCATTGCGGCAATGTCCTGGTGCCGGAAAAGGATCTTCCTGTAGTTCTTCCAGAAGATGTCAACTTCGTAGCCGGAGCAACCTCTCCGCTTGAGACAAGTGAAACATTCCTCCACTGCAAGTGCCCGCAGTGCGGTGCTGATGCAACCAGAGAAACCGATACAATGGATACATTCATCGATTCATCCTGGTACTTCCTGCGCTACTGCGATCCGCACAATACAGAAGAACCATTCAGCAAGGAAAAGGCTAACTACTGGATGCCGGTCGATCAGTATATCGGCGGCATTGAACATGCTATCCTTCACCTGCTTTATTCCCGTTTCTTTATGAAAGTGCTGCAGGATGAAGGCATGGTAGATTATCCTGAACCATTTACCAACCTTCTCTGCCAGGGCATGGTACTCAAAGACGGCGGCAAAATGAGTAAATCTGTCGGCAACGTTGTTTCCCCTGAAGAAATCGTCGGGAAATATGGCGCTGATACAGCAAGACTCTTTATCCTGTTTGCTGCTCCTCCGGAAAAGGATCTCGAATGGTCCGATCAGGGCGTTGAGGGTTCTTACCGCTTCCTGAAGAGAGTATGGGCTATCGTAGAAAAGTATCAGGATTTCGACAAGGAATCCAAGGGCGACCTTTCTGAAGATGAGTTTGCACTCAGAAGAAAGCTTCATCAGACGATTTCCAAGGTTACAGAAGACCTTGACGGCAAGTTTGCTTTCAATACGGCAATCTCCGCTGTTATGGAACTGGTCAATGAAATGTACCGCTTCAGCGAGACACATTCCGTCATCGAAGACAAGCTGGCAAAAGAACTTGTCCGCAACCTGCTGATTCTGCTCGCTCCATTTGTTCCGCATATCACCGAAGAACTCTGGCAGCAGATTGGCGAGAAGGAAAACAGTGTCCATGATGCAGAATGGCCGGTATGCGATGAATCAGCCCTCGTTGTTGACGAAGTGGAATTAGCTGTTCAGGTCAATGGCAAAGTCCGCGCTACGATCAAAGTGGCAGTCAGCATGGAAAAGGACGAAATTGCGGATCTGGCAAAAGGACTTGCTGAAGTGCAGAAATTCATCGAAGCCAAGACAATTGTGAAAACAATTGTGGTTCCTGGAAGAATCGTTAATATCGTAGTTAAATAA
- a CDS encoding transporter substrate-binding domain-containing protein, whose amino-acid sequence MKKITKTILTAAVIAGMLMGGGCGGSSSGSSSPKNNESALMQKIKSSGKLTVGTASGFPPYEFLDTSASDGKKIDGIDIKLAEAVAKKLGVKLEIQDMTFQSLLSSLTTGKVDIAVSAINPTEERKKTVDFSDSYLEGKQTLLVRKEDAGKYKTLSDFDGKRIGVQKSTIQEKLANEQIKNAQIVALPKVADALLELKTGKVDAVPVQNIVGGQYLLTNSDLSATDIYFSNYSGGAAVAVPKKSADVIKVINEVIAENKANGNIDKWVDEMTKKAVENAKK is encoded by the coding sequence ATGAAAAAAATTACAAAGACAATTCTGACCGCTGCAGTCATTGCGGGCATGCTTATGGGAGGAGGATGCGGAGGTAGTTCTTCTGGCAGTTCATCACCAAAAAACAATGAGAGTGCTTTGATGCAGAAGATCAAATCAAGCGGGAAACTGACTGTAGGTACAGCATCCGGATTTCCTCCTTATGAGTTTTTAGATACTTCAGCATCAGATGGCAAAAAGATTGACGGGATAGATATCAAACTGGCTGAAGCCGTTGCAAAGAAACTGGGAGTCAAATTGGAAATACAGGATATGACATTCCAGTCGCTTTTGTCCTCTCTGACCACGGGAAAAGTGGATATTGCTGTCTCTGCGATCAATCCGACTGAAGAACGTAAAAAGACCGTAGATTTTTCTGACAGTTATCTTGAAGGGAAACAGACACTTCTTGTCAGAAAAGAGGATGCAGGGAAGTATAAGACGCTGAGTGATTTTGACGGAAAACGTATCGGTGTACAGAAATCTACGATTCAGGAAAAGCTTGCTAATGAGCAGATCAAGAATGCGCAGATCGTGGCACTTCCCAAGGTTGCAGATGCACTTCTTGAGCTGAAGACGGGGAAAGTGGATGCGGTACCTGTGCAGAATATCGTTGGAGGCCAGTATCTTCTGACGAATAGTGATCTTTCGGCAACAGACATCTACTTCAGCAATTACAGCGGCGGTGCTGCCGTTGCCGTGCCGAAGAAAAGCGCTGATGTTATCAAAGTGATTAATGAGGTCATTGCTGAGAACAAAGCCAATGGAAATATAGATAAATGGGTTGATGAAATGACAAAGAAAGCGGTTGAGAATGCCAAGAAATAA
- a CDS encoding transporter substrate-binding domain-containing protein: MRKSLKLTLIGAAILGSLAIAGCGDNSKPSGASSTQESKLMQTIKQRGKLIVGTSSGYPPYVFVDADSPDKKVIGLDIELCKQIADKLGVQMEVQDMGFSALLSSVTSGKVDIAVGGVNPTPEREKAMAFSDIYLPTEQKLLVLKKNEHLYKDMADLSGKTIGAEKSTTQETTAQSIKGANVIGLSSVPDAILQLKNGKLDGIVVEGVVAKQYLVFNDDLALADVQFQGAKKVSAVALPKGSDDVLKVINGIIKQDTESGQFDKWVDEYSKIAVEKAKK; encoded by the coding sequence ATGAGAAAATCTTTAAAGCTGACATTGATCGGTGCGGCAATTTTAGGTTCGCTGGCAATCGCCGGCTGTGGAGATAATTCCAAACCTTCTGGCGCATCTAGTACACAGGAAAGCAAACTGATGCAGACAATTAAGCAGAGAGGCAAATTAATTGTCGGCACTTCTTCGGGATATCCGCCTTACGTTTTTGTAGATGCTGATTCCCCTGACAAGAAGGTCATTGGACTGGATATTGAATTGTGCAAGCAGATCGCTGACAAACTCGGTGTTCAGATGGAAGTACAGGATATGGGATTCTCTGCGCTTCTTTCTTCAGTGACTTCCGGCAAGGTAGATATTGCAGTCGGAGGCGTCAACCCGACGCCGGAAAGAGAAAAGGCGATGGCATTCTCTGATATTTATCTGCCAACGGAACAGAAGCTTCTGGTTCTTAAAAAGAACGAACATCTTTACAAGGACATGGCTGATCTGAGCGGCAAGACAATCGGCGCAGAGAAATCTACGACACAGGAAACGACGGCCCAGTCAATCAAAGGGGCAAACGTCATCGGACTTTCCAGTGTTCCGGATGCTATCCTGCAGCTGAAGAATGGCAAACTTGACGGAATTGTCGTGGAAGGCGTCGTTGCCAAGCAGTACCTTGTATTCAATGATGACCTCGCTTTGGCGGATGTACAGTTCCAGGGAGCTAAGAAAGTCTCTGCTGTTGCACTGCCAAAGGGAAGCGATGATGTATTGAAAGTCATTAACGGCATTATCAAACAGGATACAGAATCCGGACAGTTTGATAAATGGGTTGATGAATACAGTAAAATCGCAGTGGAAAAAGCCAAGAAATAA
- a CDS encoding methionine ABC transporter ATP-binding protein, with protein MIELKHITKVYDNNYRALDDINLTIKDGEIFGIIGQSGAGKSTLVRCINMLEPPSSGEVIINGKDMTKLSSSELRKERKNIGMIFQHFNLLSNRTVAQNVAFPLELANVPKAEQKKRIDDILELVGLTSYKDKYPSQLSGGQKQRVGIARAVVSNPSVLLSDEATSALDPETVKSILELLKDINKKLNITIIMIAHQMEVIKEICERVAVIEHGKIIEQGSTVDLFTNPQTETLKKFIGTVMSTEVPEQLSHMNIHKDKEKEDDQTIISLSFRGDVTNEPIIANLIRKYNLDVSILYGSIDYIQDVSFGRLIIMIDGHEDDMINALSHLKSLPITSEVLGYVSSNH; from the coding sequence ATGATTGAACTGAAACATATAACTAAAGTATATGACAATAATTACAGGGCGCTCGACGATATCAACCTTACCATTAAAGATGGCGAAATTTTCGGGATCATAGGACAGTCAGGTGCCGGAAAGTCTACACTCGTCCGCTGCATCAATATGCTTGAACCTCCGTCTTCCGGAGAGGTCATCATCAACGGGAAGGATATGACCAAGCTCAGCAGTTCCGAGTTGCGCAAAGAACGCAAAAACATCGGAATGATTTTCCAGCATTTCAACCTTCTCTCCAACAGAACCGTTGCCCAGAATGTTGCTTTCCCGCTTGAACTAGCCAATGTGCCGAAAGCGGAGCAGAAAAAAAGGATTGATGACATCCTTGAGCTTGTAGGACTTACCAGTTACAAGGACAAGTATCCGTCCCAGCTTTCCGGCGGACAGAAGCAGAGAGTCGGCATTGCAAGAGCCGTCGTATCCAACCCGTCTGTACTGCTTTCGGATGAAGCGACAAGTGCGCTCGATCCTGAAACCGTAAAATCCATCCTCGAGCTTCTGAAAGACATCAATAAGAAGCTGAATATCACAATCATCATGATTGCCCATCAGATGGAAGTCATCAAGGAAATTTGTGAACGCGTCGCAGTCATCGAACACGGAAAAATCATTGAACAGGGTTCGACTGTCGATCTCTTCACGAATCCCCAGACTGAAACACTGAAGAAATTTATCGGAACCGTCATGTCCACAGAAGTTCCGGAACAGTTGTCCCATATGAATATCCATAAAGACAAGGAAAAGGAAGACGATCAGACAATCATCAGCCTTTCCTTCCGCGGGGACGTCACAAACGAGCCGATCATTGCAAATCTGATCCGCAAGTACAACCTGGATGTCAGCATCCTTTATGGGTCGATTGATTATATTCAGGACGTATCCTTCGGACGTCTGATCATCATGATCGACGGCCATGAAGATGACATGATCAATGCATTAAGCCATTTGAAATCATTACCAATCACAAGCGAGGTGTTAGGCTATGTCTCCAGTAATCACTAA
- a CDS encoding transporter substrate-binding domain-containing protein has protein sequence MMKKINAMKLAMLGAAAVAAFAITGCGGSDNKAASKPAQAESPLMHKIKSSGKLVVGTASGYPPYEFVDTSAGEKKVIGIDMELAQKIADKLGVKLEVQDMNFQALLSSLTGGKVDMAIAGINPTDERKKSMDFSDNYLPTEQKVIIRKADADKFKKVEDLYGKTIGVQKSTTQEALAKDQIKDANIVCLAHVPEVVLELKQGKVDALVVEGIVGEQYVIFNNDLMFSDIKFPNAVKNSAAALPKGSEDVAAVVNQVIKENTDNGNFKKWTEEYSKKAVENADKK, from the coding sequence ATGATGAAAAAGATAAATGCAATGAAATTGGCAATGCTCGGAGCAGCAGCTGTAGCAGCTTTTGCTATCACAGGCTGCGGCGGAAGCGATAATAAGGCAGCAAGCAAGCCGGCTCAGGCTGAAAGCCCGCTTATGCATAAGATCAAGAGCAGCGGCAAGCTCGTTGTGGGAACAGCTTCCGGTTATCCTCCCTATGAATTCGTGGACACAAGTGCCGGTGAAAAGAAGGTCATCGGAATTGATATGGAATTGGCACAGAAGATTGCTGACAAGCTGGGCGTCAAGCTTGAAGTGCAGGACATGAATTTCCAGGCTCTTCTTTCTTCCCTGACAGGCGGTAAGGTTGATATGGCTATCGCAGGCATCAACCCGACAGATGAACGTAAGAAATCCATGGATTTCTCTGACAACTATCTTCCGACAGAACAGAAGGTAATCATCCGCAAGGCTGATGCTGATAAGTTCAAGAAGGTAGAAGACCTCTACGGCAAGACCATCGGCGTACAGAAATCCACGACTCAGGAAGCTCTTGCCAAAGACCAGATTAAGGATGCTAATATTGTATGTCTCGCACATGTTCCGGAAGTTGTTCTTGAACTGAAGCAGGGCAAAGTCGATGCACTGGTTGTAGAAGGCATCGTCGGCGAACAGTATGTCATTTTCAACAATGATCTCATGTTCTCTGATATTAAATTCCCGAATGCAGTCAAGAATTCTGCAGCAGCTCTTCCGAAGGGAAGTGAAGATGTAGCTGCTGTTGTCAATCAGGTAATTAAAGAAAACACGGACAACGGAAACTTCAAGAAGTGGACAGAAGAATACAGCAAGAAAGCAGTAGAAAACGCAGATAAGAAATAA
- the lysA gene encoding diaminopimelate decarboxylase, which yields MSVKTVPFSDELIQNIAAKYGTPFHIYDEKGMLDNVKRFKKAFSWNPNFHEYFAVKATPNPWIMKSLKTLDVGSDCSSMAELVLAESVGIKGEEIVFSANDTPDEEFIKAHELGAIINLDDVSNLDDLERLQIVPERICFRYNPGPELTRGNAIIGTPEEAKYGMTYDQLMTCVDWTKKKGISYIGIHTMVISAELELPGLLGTISMMCDLANDIRDKKGITVDFIDFGGGIGIPYLPEQEAVDIEGLGEGARKLFEEKMAGFEKTRICFECGRAITGPYGFLVTKAIHYKNIYRNYIGVDACMADLMRPGMYGAYHHITVLGKADAPKDHVYDVVGSLCENCDKFAIQRKLPEIDMGDLIVIHDTGAHGHSMGYNYNGRLRHQEIMVHEDGSVQQIRRNETLFDLFATLDFPSLKENTAKVEK from the coding sequence ATGAGCGTTAAAACAGTTCCATTTAGTGATGAGTTAATTCAGAATATTGCTGCCAAATACGGTACACCTTTTCATATCTACGACGAAAAAGGCATGTTAGATAATGTCAAGCGCTTTAAGAAAGCCTTTTCCTGGAATCCCAACTTCCATGAATATTTTGCTGTAAAAGCGACTCCGAATCCCTGGATCATGAAAAGCCTGAAAACGCTGGACGTCGGATCGGACTGCAGCTCGATGGCTGAACTTGTCCTTGCTGAATCAGTTGGAATCAAAGGGGAGGAAATCGTATTTTCTGCCAATGATACGCCTGATGAAGAATTCATTAAGGCACATGAACTGGGTGCCATCATTAATCTGGACGATGTTTCAAATCTGGATGATCTGGAAAGACTTCAGATTGTGCCGGAAAGGATTTGCTTCCGTTACAATCCGGGGCCGGAATTGACAAGAGGCAATGCAATTATAGGGACACCGGAAGAAGCAAAGTACGGCATGACTTATGACCAGCTCATGACCTGTGTCGACTGGACTAAGAAGAAAGGCATTTCCTATATCGGAATCCATACGATGGTCATTTCCGCAGAACTTGAGCTTCCCGGCCTTTTAGGCACGATTTCAATGATGTGCGACCTTGCCAATGATATCAGAGACAAAAAGGGGATTACTGTCGATTTCATTGATTTTGGCGGCGGAATCGGCATCCCTTATCTTCCGGAACAGGAAGCAGTCGACATTGAAGGATTGGGAGAAGGCGCAAGGAAACTCTTCGAAGAAAAAATGGCAGGATTTGAAAAGACAAGGATCTGCTTTGAATGCGGCAGGGCCATTACCGGTCCGTACGGCTTCCTTGTGACAAAGGCCATCCATTACAAGAATATTTACAGGAACTACATCGGAGTAGATGCATGCATGGCCGATCTTATGCGTCCAGGCATGTATGGGGCTTACCATCACATTACTGTTCTCGGGAAGGCAGATGCCCCCAAAGATCATGTATATGACGTAGTCGGCTCTCTTTGTGAAAACTGCGATAAATTTGCCATCCAGCGCAAGCTCCCGGAAATTGATATGGGAGATCTGATTGTTATCCATGATACCGGCGCTCATGGCCACAGCATGGGCTACAACTATAATGGAAGACTCCGCCATCAGGAAATTATGGTTCATGAAGATGGGAGCGTGCAGCAGATCAGAAGAAATGAAACACTGTTTGATCTCTTTGCGACACTGGACTTCCCGTCCCTGAAAGAAAATACAGCTAAAGTTGAAAAATGA
- a CDS encoding ABC transporter permease → MSPVITNLLFKSLAETLYMLSVSAIIAAIIGIPLGILLVVTEKNGILACPVLNKPLAFAINMVRSIPFIILMVAIIPFTRMVAGTSIGTTAAIVPLTIAAIPYTARMVETSIREIPFGLIEAAESMGASPYQIIKKVLIPEALPSIIENMTVVIVSLIGSSAMAGTIGGGGLGDLAIRYGYQRFQADVMIATIIVLIIIVQLIQFIGSTWSRKTDKR, encoded by the coding sequence ATGTCTCCAGTAATCACTAATTTGCTTTTCAAAAGTCTGGCGGAAACATTGTACATGCTTTCCGTTTCAGCCATTATCGCAGCCATTATAGGAATACCGCTTGGCATCCTGCTCGTAGTCACAGAGAAGAACGGAATTCTCGCCTGCCCGGTACTCAATAAGCCGCTGGCATTTGCCATCAATATGGTCCGTTCCATCCCATTCATCATTTTGATGGTTGCCATCATTCCTTTTACAAGAATGGTAGCCGGTACCTCCATCGGTACTACAGCAGCTATTGTTCCTCTGACAATTGCCGCTATTCCATATACAGCAAGAATGGTGGAAACTTCCATCCGTGAAATTCCCTTCGGCCTTATTGAAGCAGCTGAATCTATGGGAGCCTCCCCTTATCAGATCATAAAAAAGGTCTTGATTCCTGAAGCACTTCCATCGATTATAGAAAACATGACTGTTGTCATCGTATCCCTGATCGGTTCCTCTGCCATGGCAGGCACCATTGGCGGCGGCGGCCTCGGCGACCTTGCCATCCGCTACGGTTATCAGAGATTCCAGGCTGATGTCATGATTGCAACAATCATTGTATTGATCATCATCGTACAGCTTATCCAGTTCATCGGAAGCACCTGGTCAAGAAAGACTGACAAGCGTTAA
- a CDS encoding YerC/YecD family TrpR-related protein: protein MSVNQRLVNKLTDNLFDGILQLKTRDECYEFFEDLCTINEIRDMSQRLEVARMLEAGEKYDQIEKETGASTATISRVKRCLKYGADGYLTVLSRLNELGGNKK, encoded by the coding sequence ATGAGCGTAAATCAAAGATTGGTTAATAAACTGACTGATAATTTATTTGACGGCATCCTTCAGCTTAAAACCAGGGATGAATGTTATGAATTTTTTGAGGATCTTTGCACGATCAACGAAATCCGGGACATGTCACAGCGCCTGGAAGTAGCAAGGATGCTTGAGGCTGGGGAAAAGTATGATCAGATCGAGAAGGAGACAGGGGCAAGTACTGCAACAATCTCAAGAGTCAAAAGATGCCTTAAGTACGGGGCTGACGGATATCTGACTGTACTTTCAAGATTGAATGAATTAGGGGGAAACAAGAAATAA
- a CDS encoding gamma carbonic anhydrase family protein: MYTLSNQQFKGKVPQIDPNAFVAPSVFLSGDVRIGKYSSIWPGVVARGDVNYISVGECSNVQDLCCLHVADNNPCIIGDYVTIGHSACVHGCEIEDHVLIGMHSTILTGAKIGRGSIIAAGALVLENQVIPPNSLVVGVPAKVIKTIDKMKNIHAQALKYKCEWAIGYGVKPDIDGELYHNEPIV, encoded by the coding sequence ATGTATACGTTATCCAATCAGCAGTTCAAAGGTAAAGTTCCACAGATTGATCCAAATGCTTTCGTTGCACCAAGTGTATTCCTGTCCGGCGATGTAAGAATCGGAAAATATTCCAGCATTTGGCCAGGCGTTGTTGCAAGAGGCGATGTCAACTACATTTCCGTTGGAGAATGCTCCAACGTACAGGATCTCTGCTGCCTGCATGTAGCAGATAATAACCCGTGCATCATCGGTGACTATGTTACAATCGGACATAGTGCCTGCGTTCATGGATGCGAAATTGAAGATCATGTACTGATCGGTATGCATTCCACCATTCTGACAGGGGCCAAGATCGGCAGAGGATCTATCATTGCAGCCGGCGCTTTGGTTCTGGAGAATCAGGTCATTCCTCCGAACTCACTCGTTGTCGGTGTTCCGGCAAAGGTAATCAAGACCATTGATAAGATGAAAAACATCCATGCACAGGCATTGAAGTATAAATGCGAATGGGCTATTGGATATGGTGTAAAACCGGATATCGATGGCGAGCTCTATCACAACGAACCAATTGTCTAA
- a CDS encoding phosphomannomutase, giving the protein MDKLNLSHAGFKAYDIRGIVPDEVNEELAYRVGRAYADLYHPKTMCIGYDVRPSSQKICEAASRGLTDGGADVYNIGLCGTEMMYFGTFFYKMDGGFMITASHNPSNYNGIKIVRQEGIPVSEDTGLKDIEELAFSGDFKESEKKGTVYKKEIIDDYVKHILTFVDMKKMKPLHIVVDAGNGCANVAFAPLEKYLPFKFSYIDMQPDGLFPNGVPNPMLEECRKKLVDTVLKEKADLGIAWDGDFDRCFFIDENGKFVEGYYMVGLLAEYFLQLHKGETIVHDPRVFWCTQKICNELGGKAVESKGGHAFMKETMRKVKGIYGAENSAHHFFREFSYCDSGMIPWLIVAQIMSEKGKGLGELVAEMEAEFPCSGEINLPANHVNAILEAIEKKYTPDAERIDKIDGIGVDFKNWRFNLRPSNTEPLIRFNMETRGDKELLKEKENEVIELVKSLN; this is encoded by the coding sequence ATGGATAAACTGAATCTTTCTCATGCAGGATTTAAAGCATATGATATCCGCGGCATTGTGCCGGATGAAGTGAACGAAGAACTTGCTTACAGAGTAGGACGCGCCTATGCAGATCTGTATCATCCAAAAACCATGTGCATTGGTTATGACGTGCGCCCGAGCTCCCAGAAGATCTGCGAAGCTGCAAGCCGCGGATTGACTGACGGCGGCGCTGATGTCTATAACATCGGCCTCTGCGGAACAGAAATGATGTACTTCGGTACATTCTTCTATAAGATGGATGGCGGATTCATGATCACCGCCAGCCATAATCCTTCCAACTATAATGGAATAAAAATCGTGAGACAGGAAGGCATTCCTGTCAGCGAGGATACAGGCCTTAAGGACATTGAAGAACTTGCTTTTTCAGGAGACTTTAAAGAGTCTGAGAAAAAGGGAACCGTTTATAAGAAAGAAATCATCGACGATTATGTAAAGCATATCCTGACATTTGTTGATATGAAGAAAATGAAGCCGCTTCATATTGTCGTTGATGCAGGAAACGGCTGTGCCAATGTTGCATTTGCACCTCTTGAAAAATATCTCCCGTTCAAATTCAGCTATATTGACATGCAGCCGGACGGACTTTTCCCTAACGGGGTGCCTAACCCGATGCTTGAAGAATGCCGCAAGAAACTGGTCGATACCGTACTGAAAGAAAAGGCAGACCTTGGAATTGCATGGGATGGAGATTTTGACCGCTGCTTCTTCATTGATGAAAACGGAAAATTTGTCGAAGGCTACTACATGGTAGGTCTTCTGGCTGAATACTTCCTTCAGCTCCATAAAGGAGAAACCATTGTCCATGATCCCCGCGTCTTCTGGTGTACGCAGAAAATCTGTAATGAACTTGGCGGAAAAGCTGTTGAATCCAAGGGCGGACATGCCTTTATGAAGGAGACCATGCGCAAAGTGAAGGGAATTTATGGCGCAGAAAACAGTGCTCATCACTTCTTCCGTGAATTCTCCTATTGCGATTCCGGCATGATTCCCTGGCTGATTGTTGCTCAGATCATGAGTGAAAAGGGGAAAGGTTTAGGAGAACTTGTTGCTGAAATGGAAGCTGAATTCCCATGCAGCGGCGAAATCAATCTTCCTGCCAACCATGTGAATGCTATCCTGGAAGCAATTGAAAAGAAATATACACCTGATGCTGAAAGAATTGACAAGATCGATGGCATCGGAGTTGATTTCAAAAACTGGAGATTCAATCTCCGCCCGTCCAATACGGAACCTTTGATCAGATTCAACATGGAAACCCGTGGGGACAAAGAACTCCTTAAAGAAAAAGAAAATGAAGTCATTGAATTAGTCAAGTCTCTTAACTGA